CTGAGTGCCAACGATGTAGGCAAAACCATAAGCCAGGTTTCTCAGGCTTGCCAAGTGGAGTTCTTGGTTGACCGTGGTTGTGGCGTCTGCCACAAAAAACACGCGGTAATCGCGCACAAAGGCATCACGGGCCGTTGTCTCGCAGCAGCAATTCGTCATGACACCACAGATAATGAGGTCTTCTGCACCTGCAGCGCGTAACCCCTCGTCCATCCCAGTTTTGAAAAAAGCGCTGTAACGATTCTTGTCTATGACGGTATCTGTTCCCACTGGGTCTAGTCCTGGCATCAATTGCCATTGAGTCGATCCGAATTCTATCAGATCACCCCACCACACGCTGAGCATACCACCATCTGTGGCTGGGTCACGATGCCCGTGTCGCGTAAAGAAGATTTTCACACCTCTTTTCCTGCAAGCCTCAATCAAAGAGAAGACATTGCCCAAAATAGGCGCTGCCAATGCGCCAAAATAGTCTTGCATGTCGATCACCAACAAGGCTGTCTTGCCCGGCAAGGGCCACGCCTGGCGGAAATTCTCAGCCTTGATAGCTTGCAACCATGATTGGCTCTGAACCATTGTGCGACCCCTTTGCGCGGATTGGCTTCTTGTTCAAATCAACAATACACGATGAGACACGTTGTCACAAGGCCATGTTTCCGAGACTCCGTCAAAGTTTCGTTGCGCGTAAGCATGAAAATCTCCCTTTGATAAAGGGGGACTTTCAAGGATCTCTCTTTTGTAGATTCAAGCCGATTTGCAGGTACTTGCTATGAAAGCAGGCAATTGCATTTACCTGGGACAAACGCGAGGCTTTGGGAAGTCCTCCAACCATTAGGCGCGCTCGAGATCATGACGGTAAACAGGTCCATTTGCTCAGCTCCCAAGCCTGAGAAAAATGAGGACTTGCCAGCTTGACATGCTGGCTTGGCAGTTGTAAATGAGATTAAGGCATGAAAACTATTAGTATTTCTCCCAGTTGGAAAGCCGCGGCAGAGGCGATC
This window of the Deltaproteobacteria bacterium genome carries:
- a CDS encoding isochorismatase family protein; protein product: MVQSQSWLQAIKAENFRQAWPLPGKTALLVIDMQDYFGALAAPILGNVFSLIEACRKRGVKIFFTRHGHRDPATDGGMLSVWWGDLIEFGSTQWQLMPGLDPVGTDTVIDKNRYSAFFKTGMDEGLRAAGAEDLIICGVMTNCCCETTARDAFVRDYRVFFVADATTTVNQELHLASLRNLAYGFAYIVGTQDMCQRLESE